In Bradyrhizobium sp. WBOS07, the genomic window CGCGGCCGCGACGAGCCGTAAGCCGACCAGCGCGAAAATCAACAGCGCGCCGTTGCGGACAATCCGCGCGTCAGCCCCGCCCATATCGCGCTATTTCTTGCGCCAGACGAACAGTCCGGACATCGCGTAATTCCACACCACGCCCATCAGCGCCCCGGCCATGCCGGCCAGCCACCAGATCGGCTCCTGGTCGTACACCGAGAAGGCGACGCCGACATTGGCGAGCAGGCCGACGCTGCAGACGATATAGAAGGCGATCAGGCCGCGCAGCAGCGCAAATCCCTTTAGCCGCTGGTCGCGATAGGTCAGGAAATTGTTGAGGATGAAATTGCTGGTCATGGCGACGACGGCGCCTGCGGCCTGCGCCTCCGCGAACGGCGCGTTGAACAGGCGAAGCGCGATGAACAGCGTGGCGAGATGCACCACGAGGCCGATGCCGCCGACCATCGCGAACAGGATGAAGCGCAGCGAGACGACGTCGTTGGTCAGCTTGGCGAAGACAAGGCCGAGGAAGTCGAGCGCGACCATGGAATCGAGCTTGCTCTCGCCGTGTTGGCGGGCGCCAAAAGTGTAGGGAATCTCGATTGCCCGTAAGCTGCCATGCGCGGTTGCCACGATGTCGAGCAGGATCTTGAAGCCGTGCACGGACAGTTTTGGCGCGAGCTGCTCGAAGCGGTCGCGGCGGATCATGAAGAAGCCGCTCATGGGGTCGGCGATCTCGACCCGCAGCATCTTCCTTGCGACCTCGGTCGCCAGCGCGCTGGCGCCGGCGCGCTGCTTGTTGAAGCCTTCGCTCTTGTAGCCCTCGATGTAGCGGCTGCCGACCACGAGGTCGGCCTGGTCGCTCGCGAGCAAGAGCAGCATCTTCGGCAGCTGCGTTTCGTCGTGCTGGAGGTCGGCATCGATCACGGCGACAAAGGGCGCGCTGGACGC contains:
- a CDS encoding glycosyltransferase family 2 protein encodes the protein MNEAIRPGSDIPQQAHEGPELSVIVPTFNECDNVTVLYRRLEATLANVAWEVVFVDDNSPDGTWDVVRALAQQDSRVRCIRRIGRRGLSGACIEGILASSAPFVAVIDADLQHDETQLPKMLLLLASDQADLVVGSRYIEGYKSEGFNKQRAGASALATEVARKMLRVEIADPMSGFFMIRRDRFEQLAPKLSVHGFKILLDIVATAHGSLRAIEIPYTFGARQHGESKLDSMVALDFLGLVFAKLTNDVVSLRFILFAMVGGIGLVVHLATLFIALRLFNAPFAEAQAAGAVVAMTSNFILNNFLTYRDQRLKGFALLRGLIAFYIVCSVGLLANVGVAFSVYDQEPIWWLAGMAGALMGVVWNYAMSGLFVWRKK